One Physeter macrocephalus isolate SW-GA chromosome 19, ASM283717v5, whole genome shotgun sequence genomic window carries:
- the AKAIN1 gene encoding A-kinase anchor protein inhibitor 1 — MNDAAVNMGVQTSLQDTDFISFGYVPRSRIAGSYGEKPGSEPEEAKLQIASKQIVQSAILRAVQQVSRESRQREARAGDTPRGSFRPGAGELTKKHEKK; from the exons atgaatgatgctgcagtgaacatgggggtgcagacatctcttcaagatactgatttcatttcctttggatatgtacccagaagcagaattgctggatcatatg GTGAGAAACCTGGAAGTGAGCCTGAAGAGGCGAAGCTGCAGATCGCCAGCAAACAGATCGTGCAGAGTGCCATCCTGCGGGCTGTGCAGCAGGTCTCCCGGGAGAGTCGGCAGAGGGAAGCCAGGGCTGGCGACACCCCCCGGGGCAGCTTCCGGCCGGGCGCGGGGGAATTAACCAAGAAGCACGAAAAGAAGTAA